Proteins from a single region of Carassius gibelio isolate Cgi1373 ecotype wild population from Czech Republic chromosome A5, carGib1.2-hapl.c, whole genome shotgun sequence:
- the LOC127990924 gene encoding CAP-Gly domain-containing linker protein 1 isoform X5, translating to MSTAKPSGLKAPSKISRPSTAGLTKTSPSVGSVKPAQADKPSASVPDAGEQFKLGDRVWVNGNKPGVIHFLGETQFAPGQWAGVVLDEHIGKNDGSVSGVRYFQCDALQGIFTRPSKLSHTEGEADETMASPPSCAAPASELLRSRSESVSSLSESGSLRKGERELKINDRVLVTGSKTGVVRFLGETDFAKGEWCGVELDEPLGKNDGTVAGTRYFHCQAKYGLFAPVHKVTRIGFPSTSLAKAKSTAPKTASTPSGLKHSPSASSVSSISSLTSSAGGKPSRTGLLAETSAQYARKISGTTALQEALKEKQQHIEQLLAERDLERGEVAKATSHVGAVEQELSLLREGQEQYVLEAGAQMDQLRELVEAADREKMELLGQLEEEKRKVEDLQFRVEEACITKGDLETQTQLEHALVKELEQSLLFEKTKADNLQRQLEDSRVATVSEKSRILELERDLASRDKEVAALRKSLEAVSGQDGVPALQEELCSLHTQLDAQGHRHQEELDSLHKMLAAREEEHRQSLSQLQSSSGRLSKDNEQLLSQLAKSKEENSNIVEEWRAKLASVEALHQQALEQLRASDTCELRKALANKHASQATGCTGEANDHQTQLQNERLVETLRTSLEKTEEQHLVEMEEVLGKLHSAELRVRELEDTGLKIGQQLREKTQEALEQETALQTLQSQHRDMQRLLSQIQQDKSQARSQEEKNLEKTSNDQVKSARTNQELLEELRNREDQVTSLCAELQEMKSHCAALQTNLNANQERILLLTEDKTKLEEDMVDMKSAGDSSALITQLNEELKQKERRLEELQKQLEEDRRSRAQVQAENEAESLEHSPGVQELQRELDGVQQELAVSRDEGLELKTRIQQLETSRETAGLRKECDDLHKQLKEMKNRENTFTRESETEKDALQQSVRTQSALISEKHTEIESLRNQCDSLNSQLKKIKMRESTLTKETEKEKEALQLSVRTQKALILEKDTEIESLRNQIAGEMLKVHRSESSLLQERSSAEDQISGAGQDASDDSAVKTWKEAKETAERQVEFLNSVIVDLQRKNEELRSKLEKMAEAALDGNALIASEPVLKKKPAPRLFCDICDCFDLHESEDCPTQQQTPDAPHSRHGHASLQRPYCDICEAFGHWTDSCNDDQTF from the exons ATGAGCACAGCCAAACCCTCGGGACTGAAAGCACCCAGCAAAATCAGCAGGCCATCCACTGCTGGGCTCACGAAGACCTCTCCTTCTGTCG GTTCTGTTAAACCAGCTCAAGCTGACAAACCCTCAGCCTCGGTCCCGGATGCAGGAGAGCAGTTCAAGCTCGGCGATCGAGTCTGGGTGAATGGCAACAAGCCGGGCGTCATTCACTTCTTAGGAGAGACCCAGTTTGCTCCGGGCCAGTGGGCTGGAGTCGTGCTTGACGAGCATATTGGGAAGAACGATGGCTCGGTGTCAGGTGTGCGCTACTTCCAGTGTGACGCGCTTCAGGGTATCTTCACACGGCCCTCCAAGCTGTCCCACACAGAAGGTGAGGCGGACGAGACGATGGCTTCTCCTCCGTCCTGTGCTGCTCCAGCGTCTGAGCTGCTGCGCTCCAGGAGTGAGTCTGTGTCCAGCCTGTCCGAGTCCGGCTCGCTCCGGAAGGGAGAGCGCGAGCTGAAGATCAACGATCGAGTGCTG GTGACGGGCTCGAAAACTGGCGTGGTGCGTTTCTTGGGTGAAACAGATTTTGCCAAGGGAGAGTGGTGTGGAGTTGAGCTGGACGAGCCCTTGGGGAAGAACGATGGTACTGTGGCTGGAACCAG GTATTTCCATTGTCAGGCCAAGTATGGTCTGTTTGCTCCTGTGCACAAGGTGACCCGGATAGGTTTTCCCTCCACCAGCCTGGCCAAAGCAAAGAGCACTGCACCGAAGACAGCCAGCACACCGTCAGGCCTGAAACACAGCCCCAGCGCCTCCTCCGTCAGCTCCATCAGCTCCCTGACCTCCTCTGCTGGTGGCAAGCCCAGCCGAACAGGACTG CTGGCGGAGACGTCTGCGCAGTATGCGAGGAAGATCTCCGGCACCACAGCCCTGCAGGAGGCGCTGAAGGAGaagcagcagcacatcgagcagCTCCTGGCCGAGCGGGACCTGGAGAGAGGAGAGGTGGCCAAAGCCACCAGCCACGTGGGAGCGGTGGAGCAGGAGCTGAGCTTACTGAGAGAAGGCCAGGAGCAG TATGTTCTGGAGGCCGGAGCTCAGATGGACCAGCTGCGAGAGCTCGTGGAGGCTGCAGACCGAGAGAAGATGGAGCTGCTCGGTCagctggaggaggagaagag GAAGGTGGAGGACCTGCAGTTCCGGGTGGAGGAAGCCTGCATCACCAAAGGAGATCTGGAG ACGCAGACACAGCTGGAGCATGCCCTTGTGAAGGAGCTCGAACAGAGTCTTCTCTTTGAAAAGACCAAAGCTGACAATCTGCAGAGGCAGTTAGAGGACTCCCGG GTGGCCACGGTCTCGGAGAAGTCCCGTATCctggagttggagcgggatcttGCCTCTCGGGACAAGGAGGTAGCAGCTCTCCGGAAGTCTCTGGAAGCGGTGTCAGGACAGGACGGTGTTCCTGCTCTCCAGGAGGAGCTGTGCTCCCTCCACACGCAGCTGGACGCTCAGGGCCACCGTCACCAGGAAGAGCTGGACTCACTGCACAAGATGCTCGCGGCTCGAGAAGAGGAACACCGTCAATCTCTGTCACAGCTCCAGTCATCCTCCGGACGCTTGTCGAAGGATAACGAGCAGCTTTTGAGTCAGCTGGCCAAATCTAAGGAGGAGAATTCAAATATCGTTGAGGAGTGGCGTGCTAAACTAGCGTCAGTCGAGGCCTTGCACCAGCAAGCCTTGGAGCAGCTCAGAGCCTCAGACACGTGTGAGCTGCGTAAAGCTCTGGCTAACAAGCATGCTTCTCAAGCCACGGGCTGCACAGGGGAAGCCAACGATCACCAGACACAGCTCCAGAACGAACGGCTGGTAGAGACACTGCGCACCAGTCTGGAGAAGACCGAGGAGCAGCACCTGGTGGAGATGGAGGAGGTGTTGGGGAAGCTTCACAGCGCTGAGCTCCGGGTCCGAGAGCTGGAGGACACGGGACTTAAGATCGGCCAGCAGCTGCGAGAGAAGACACAAGAAGCTCTGGAGCAAGAAACCGCTCTCCAGACGCTGCagtcacagcacagagacatgCAGAGGTTACTGAGCCAAATACAGCAGGACAAGAGCCAAGCCAGATCTCAGGAAGAAAAG AATCTTGAGAAGACGTCTAACGATCAAGTCAAATCTGCTCGGACTAATCAAG AGTTACTGGAGGAGCTCAGGAACAGAGAGGATCAGGTCACATCCCTCTGTGCTGAACTACAGGAGATGAAGAGCCACTGCGCCG CTTTACAGACAAATCTGAACGCAAACCAAGAAAGGATACTGCTGCTGACCGAAGACAAAACTAAACTTGAGGAGGACATGGTGGACATGAAATCAGCGGGAGACAGCTCTGCTCTAATAACACAGCTGAACGAGGAGCTCAAGCAGAAAGAGAG GAGACTAGAGGAGCTTCAGAAGCAGCTTGAGGAGGACAGACGCTCTCGAGCTCAAGTCCAGGCTGAGAATGAAGCTGAAAGCCTGGAGCACTCACCAGGAGTGCAGGAACTACAGCGTGAGCTTGATGGAGTGCAGCAGGAGCTCGCTGTGTCTCGGGACGAAGGCCTGGAGCTGAAGACACGGATCCAGCAGCTGGAGACCTCCAGAGAAACAGCTGGG CTCAGAAAGGAGTGTGACGATCTCCACAAGCAGCTGAAGGAGATGAAGAACAG AGAAAACACTTTCACGAGAGAATCAGAGACGGAGAAGGACGCTCTCCAGCAGTCTGTCCGAACACAGAGTGCCCTGATCTCAGAGAAGCACACAGAAATAGAGTCTCTGAGGAACCAG TGTGACAGCCTCAATAGTCAACTGAAGAAGATAAAAATGAG GGAGAGCACTTTAACAAAAGAAACAGAGAAGGAGAAGGAAGCTCTCCAGCTGTCTGTCCGAACACAGAAGGCCTTGATTCTAGAGAAGGACACAGAAATAGAGTCTCTGAGGAACCAG ATAGCAGGTGAGATGCTGAAGGTGCACAGGAGTGAGAGCTCTCTGCTTCAGGAGAGGAGTTCAGCTGAGGATCAGATCAGCGGCGCAGGACAGGACGCCTCAG ATGATTCTGCTGTAAAAACATGGAAGGAGGCAAAGGAGACTGCAGAGCGGCAG GTTGAGTTCCTGAACTCTGTGATCGTGGATCTGCAGCGGAAGAACGAGGAGCTCCGATCTAAACTGGAGAAGATGGCAGAAGCAGCGCTCGATGGGAACGCACTAAT TGCGTCCGAGCCGGTGCTGAAGAAGAAGCCCGCTCCGCGTCTCTTCTGTGACATCTGTGACTGCTTTGACCTGCACGAGTCCGAGGACTGTCCCACGCAGCAGCAGACGCCGGACGCTCCACACTCCCGCCACGGACACGCCAGCCTTCAGCGGCCCTACTGTGACATCTGTGAGGCCTTCGGACACTGGACAGACTCCTGCAATGATGACCAGACCTTCTAG